The proteins below are encoded in one region of Paenibacillus sp. YYML68:
- the rfbB gene encoding dTDP-glucose 4,6-dehydratase, whose translation MNIIVTGGAGFIGSNFIMYMLSKYNDYKIINVDALTYAGNLDNLRSLQDHPNYRFVQADIADSEAVNNLFNDKTDVVINFAAESHVDRSIQDPQIFVKTNVLGTQVLLDAAKAHGVRKFIQVSTDEVYGSLGDTGLFTELTPLAPNSPYSASKAGGDLLVRAYHETFGMNVNITRCSNNYGPYQFPEKLIPLMISNALNDQSLPIYGDGLNVRDWLYVEDHCSAIDLVLHKGVSGEVYNIGGNNERTNIDIVKTILRELNKPESLIQYVADRLGHDRRYGIDATKIRSELGWSPRHDFESGIKLTVKWYLENKSWWERILNGQYKHDTAQQHQP comes from the coding sequence ATGAACATAATTGTCACTGGTGGAGCGGGATTTATCGGAAGTAACTTCATTATGTATATGTTAAGTAAATATAATGACTACAAGATTATCAATGTGGATGCGTTGACCTATGCAGGTAACTTGGATAATTTAAGATCTCTTCAAGATCATCCTAATTATCGTTTTGTTCAGGCCGATATTGCTGATTCTGAAGCTGTCAATAATCTATTCAACGATAAAACTGATGTTGTAATAAATTTTGCTGCTGAATCACATGTTGATCGAAGTATACAGGACCCACAGATTTTCGTTAAGACAAACGTTTTGGGAACTCAAGTTCTTCTAGACGCTGCTAAAGCTCACGGTGTCCGTAAATTCATTCAAGTATCCACGGACGAGGTATACGGGTCACTAGGTGATACTGGGTTGTTTACGGAACTTACTCCACTCGCACCGAACAGCCCATACTCAGCGAGCAAAGCTGGTGGTGACTTGTTGGTCAGAGCCTATCATGAGACATTTGGAATGAATGTTAATATTACACGTTGTTCCAATAACTATGGGCCGTATCAGTTTCCAGAGAAGTTGATTCCGCTTATGATATCGAATGCACTGAACGACCAGAGCCTTCCTATCTATGGAGATGGATTGAACGTACGTGATTGGCTATACGTGGAAGATCACTGCAGTGCGATTGATTTAGTGCTACACAAAGGTGTTAGCGGAGAAGTGTACAATATTGGTGGAAACAATGAAAGAACAAATATTGATATTGTAAAAACGATATTAAGGGAACTAAATAAGCCAGAATCTTTAATTCAATATGTAGCTGACCGTCTTGGACACGACCGTCGATACGGTATCGACGCAACTAAAATTAGAAGCGAATTGGGATGGAGCCCAAGGCATGACTTTGAATCAGGTATTAAGTTGACTGTGAAATGGTACTTAGAAAACAAGTCGTGGTGGGAGCGGATTCTGAATGGACAGTACAAGCATGATACTGCACAACAGCATCAGCCTTGA
- a CDS encoding glycosyltransferase — MDFEKLTLEHNKLVVENAQLKHKLQNADHIINQLKQELNTIYKSNGWSFLSKYYKFRDRLRVRGYLNNNKNESLITLKSKDMDMVSIVIPVYNNSEYLAKCFESAILQTYENLEVIAVDDCSTDPLVTEILQDFHSRHNNFKYIKNEVNVGISQTMNNAIIQAQGNWIAFLDCDDWLEIDAIELLMNKIKEKESNVYGYSDRYNEFKNKNSTIETFISRPTSNYFEELLKGMYTSHLKIINKRVFTKIGLHESRFDGAQDYDIALKTAFHYGDAFAYLPKPIYHHRIHEKQTTIESHANIEVIVRQIKKEAIMRENIRKGNFNAKISFVILSFEKKDMTLKCVEAIKKTVNVEHEIIIFDNGSSKETVQFLKENFGSLPSVKIYYSKLNLGCPGGRREATKLATGDYIINLDNDILVTEGWIEELIVAAEKDPNIGAVCCKTIFPDGKIQFNGGSYIESDGFITFYLIDDNKNEQDVSSALWHKCDWVPGGATLFKKVIVSELDYSDKYINAFEDNDIALQIKKMGFSLSNCPSSIVYHYHIMQNQDQVKREKKYMVARYNNDGFVQSLLNFYIRNDLIINDSFVHRLMNLEGKSQKEIKMKIEELVKYKGV, encoded by the coding sequence ATGGATTTTGAGAAATTGACTTTAGAGCATAATAAGCTTGTTGTCGAAAATGCACAGTTAAAGCATAAGTTGCAAAATGCAGATCATATAATAAATCAATTAAAACAAGAATTAAATACCATCTATAAATCTAATGGATGGTCTTTTCTTTCTAAATATTATAAATTCAGAGACCGTTTAAGAGTAAGAGGTTATTTAAATAATAATAAGAATGAAAGTCTAATTACTTTGAAGTCAAAAGATATGGATATGGTTTCTATTGTCATTCCAGTTTACAATAATTCAGAATATTTAGCAAAATGTTTTGAAAGTGCTATTTTGCAGACCTATGAAAATTTAGAAGTCATTGCTGTCGATGATTGTTCAACAGACCCTTTAGTTACAGAAATATTACAAGATTTTCATTCGCGACACAATAATTTTAAGTATATCAAAAATGAGGTTAATGTTGGGATAAGTCAGACTATGAATAATGCAATCATACAAGCTCAAGGTAATTGGATTGCATTTTTAGATTGTGATGATTGGTTGGAAATTGACGCTATTGAGTTATTAATGAATAAAATAAAAGAGAAAGAATCTAATGTATACGGCTACTCTGATCGATATAACGAGTTTAAAAATAAAAATAGCACTATAGAAACTTTTATTTCTCGCCCCACAAGTAACTATTTCGAAGAGTTACTAAAAGGCATGTATACTTCACATTTGAAAATAATCAATAAAAGAGTTTTTACTAAAATAGGGCTTCATGAAAGTAGATTTGATGGAGCACAAGATTATGACATTGCGTTGAAAACAGCTTTTCATTATGGTGATGCTTTTGCTTATTTACCAAAACCTATTTATCATCATCGTATTCACGAAAAGCAGACAACAATAGAATCTCACGCTAATATTGAAGTGATAGTTAGACAAATCAAGAAAGAAGCAATTATGAGAGAAAATATTCGAAAAGGTAACTTCAACGCAAAAATTTCATTTGTTATATTATCTTTTGAGAAAAAAGATATGACATTAAAATGCGTTGAAGCTATCAAGAAGACTGTAAATGTTGAACATGAAATTATCATCTTTGATAATGGATCTTCAAAGGAAACAGTTCAATTTTTAAAAGAAAATTTTGGGAGTTTACCAAGTGTGAAAATATACTACTCGAAGCTAAACTTAGGTTGTCCAGGTGGACGCAGAGAAGCGACGAAACTAGCAACCGGAGATTATATTATTAACCTAGACAATGATATTTTAGTGACAGAAGGTTGGATTGAGGAGTTAATTGTTGCGGCTGAGAAAGATCCTAATATTGGAGCTGTATGCTGTAAAACTATTTTTCCAGATGGAAAAATTCAATTTAACGGAGGTAGTTACATTGAAAGTGATGGTTTTATAACTTTCTATTTAATTGACGATAACAAAAATGAACAAGATGTCTCTTCTGCACTATGGCATAAATGTGACTGGGTTCCTGGAGGCGCCACTCTTTTTAAAAAAGTAATTGTTTCTGAATTAGATTACTCTGATAAATATATTAATGCTTTTGAAGATAATGACATTGCACTACAAATAAAAAAAATGGGCTTTAGTTTATCAAACTGTCCTTCTTCTATAGTATATCATTACCATATTATGCAGAACCAAGATCAAGTAAAGAGGGAAAAAAAATATATGGTCGCTCGTTATAACAACGATGGTTTTGTTCAATCGCTACTTAATTTCTATATTCGGAATGATTTAATTATTAATGATTCATTTGTACATAGATTAATGAATCTTGAAGGAAAAAGTCAAAAAGAAATTAAAATGAAAATTGAAGAATTAGTGAAATATAAAGGAGTGTAA
- a CDS encoding undecaprenyl-phosphate glucose phosphotransferase — translation MIRRSQGFLSQVYALTDFISIQLVFLFSWWLKFQSGWIAYENPLPIKDYALWSVVYGVIVVGFGYMSSFYTPKRKKRFSYELFTIIHVYTISLLILLSILFILKELDVSRSYLLLFLVNNILVVSFYRYVLKYSLKRLRQKGYNKQFMLILGAGTLGKSFYKNVQQHPELGYEVVGFLDDFQEQHDVASRRLAPIMGRISELEQILNDNLVDEVIIALPLSAHHKYGKIINICEKAGVKTLIIPDYFNYLPARPYFDNFAGIPLINVRDIPLDEFRNRFFKRTFDIVFSLAAIVLTSPLLLVIAAGIKLTSPGPVIFKQERVGLNRRTFMMYKFRSMKVQTESDSDTKWTTEDDPRKTRFGSFLRRTSLDELPQFFNVLFGHMSVVGPRPERPYFVEQFKEEIPKYMVKHHIRPGITGWAQSNGLRGDTSIEDRIQYDIFYIENWTFLFDIRIIWMTIVNGFLNKNAY, via the coding sequence ATGATACGTAGAAGTCAGGGCTTCTTGTCGCAGGTCTATGCTCTGACCGATTTTATATCGATACAGCTCGTGTTCCTGTTCTCGTGGTGGCTGAAGTTCCAGAGCGGCTGGATCGCTTATGAGAACCCGCTGCCGATTAAGGACTATGCGCTGTGGAGCGTCGTGTATGGTGTCATCGTCGTCGGCTTCGGCTACATGTCGAGCTTCTATACGCCGAAGCGGAAGAAGCGTTTCTCGTATGAGCTGTTCACGATCATCCACGTGTACACGATCAGCTTGCTGATCTTGCTCAGCATCCTGTTCATTCTGAAGGAGCTCGACGTCTCGCGTTCTTATCTGTTATTGTTCCTCGTGAACAATATCTTAGTCGTCAGCTTCTATCGGTACGTCCTGAAGTATTCCCTGAAGCGTCTGCGGCAGAAGGGGTACAATAAGCAGTTCATGCTTATTCTTGGAGCAGGCACACTCGGCAAGAGCTTCTACAAGAACGTGCAGCAGCATCCGGAGCTTGGCTATGAGGTGGTCGGCTTCCTAGATGACTTCCAGGAGCAGCATGACGTCGCGAGCCGAAGGCTGGCGCCGATTATGGGACGCATCAGTGAGCTGGAGCAGATCCTGAACGACAATCTCGTCGACGAAGTGATCATCGCGCTGCCGCTGTCTGCTCATCACAAGTACGGCAAGATTATTAATATTTGTGAAAAAGCCGGCGTCAAGACGCTCATCATACCGGATTACTTCAACTACTTGCCTGCGCGTCCGTATTTCGATAACTTCGCTGGCATTCCGCTCATTAATGTGCGAGATATTCCGCTTGATGAGTTCCGCAATCGGTTCTTCAAGCGTACGTTCGATATCGTGTTCTCGCTAGCGGCGATCGTGCTGACGTCTCCGCTGCTGCTCGTCATCGCGGCGGGTATTAAGCTGACTTCGCCTGGGCCTGTTATCTTCAAGCAGGAGCGCGTCGGCTTGAACAGACGTACGTTCATGATGTATAAGTTCCGCTCGATGAAAGTTCAGACTGAATCGGATTCTGACACGAAGTGGACGACCGAGGATGACCCGCGCAAGACGCGGTTCGGTTCCTTCCTGCGCCGCACGAGTCTTGATGAGCTGCCGCAGTTTTTTAACGTGCTATTCGGTCATATGAGTGTTGTAGGACCGCGACCAGAGCGGCCGTACTTCGTGGAGCAGTTCAAGGAAGAGATTCCGAAGTACATGGTGAAGCATCACATTCGTCCGGGCATTACAGGCTGGGCACAGTCGAACGGGCTTCGCGGCGATACGTCGATTGAGGATCGGATACAGTACGATATTTTCTACATTGAGAACTGGACTTTTCTATTCGATATTCGCATTATATGGATGACGATCGTGAACGGCTTCCTGAATAAGAATGCTTACTAG
- a CDS encoding glycosyltransferase family 2 protein, with product MLYLDVIIVTFNSSKWIHKCMSSLVKLNYDLKYVYITVIDNNSDDNTCELLENFAESRMFGSYTILKQSVNHGFGKANNIGVKNTNNPFILFLNIDTELEYNSIRNLTKKVGDSNGDIALWELRQAPYEHPKYYDPITLETSWASSAACLIKRDIFIKVAGYDENLFLYGEDVDLSWRLRMLGYKLVYVPESVVFHYTSTSLDDTNKINHIMINNLYLRYKFGTILDTFVGYSLIIAYHVMKKKSNYLLLHKKIVASLRLGSKARKWCMNNKKSNKFKPKFIRFDYEYMKIGSNYKWKPLCNGPKVSIIIRTYRNPEYIKQALLSIRNQTYRSFEVIVVEDGDNQVEYMLKNEFSDLDIIYTTTGNNNIGRSKSANIGLALATGEYINFLDDDDLLYPDHLEILMSALQENIEYKVAYSLAYEAMIKYRSIERNYFRVLYRICTFNSKFSILTLIAQNFLPIQSVMFKREIIRELGGINEELDYLEDWHFWLKIACKYRFLYVEKITSEFRTSLHFFDRFKRRKNMKKSYDNMIVNLYHCNVSLNIGEYLEYKDKNKRPHLNFLMKMINFIRKGARIVKNGF from the coding sequence ATGTTATATCTAGACGTTATTATAGTAACATTCAACTCGTCAAAATGGATACATAAATGTATGAGCAGTCTTGTAAAGCTAAACTATGATCTAAAGTATGTATATATTACAGTAATTGATAATAATTCCGATGATAACACTTGTGAATTACTTGAAAATTTTGCTGAGTCAAGAATGTTTGGTTCTTACACGATATTAAAGCAATCAGTTAATCATGGTTTTGGTAAAGCAAACAATATTGGTGTCAAAAACACAAACAATCCGTTTATTTTGTTTTTAAATATAGATACAGAGTTAGAGTATAATTCTATTCGTAATTTAACAAAAAAAGTAGGCGATTCAAACGGAGATATTGCTTTATGGGAACTGAGACAGGCTCCTTATGAACACCCTAAATATTACGATCCAATTACTTTAGAAACAAGTTGGGCAAGTTCGGCTGCCTGCTTAATTAAAAGAGATATTTTTATTAAAGTCGCTGGCTATGATGAAAATTTGTTTTTATACGGGGAAGATGTAGATTTAAGCTGGAGATTAAGAATGCTCGGATACAAATTAGTTTATGTCCCCGAAAGTGTTGTTTTTCATTATACTTCTACCTCACTTGATGATACTAACAAAATTAATCATATTATGATTAATAATTTATATTTGCGTTACAAATTTGGCACAATTTTAGATACATTTGTTGGATATAGCTTGATAATCGCTTATCATGTAATGAAAAAGAAAAGTAACTATTTATTGTTACATAAAAAAATAGTAGCTAGTTTAAGATTAGGATCTAAAGCTCGAAAATGGTGTATGAATAATAAAAAAAGTAATAAGTTTAAACCTAAATTTATTAGGTTTGACTATGAGTATATGAAAATAGGTTCAAATTATAAATGGAAGCCGTTGTGCAATGGGCCAAAGGTTTCAATTATTATTCGTACATATAGAAACCCTGAATATATAAAACAAGCTTTGTTATCAATTAGAAACCAAACTTATCGTAGTTTCGAAGTAATTGTAGTAGAGGATGGCGACAATCAAGTTGAATATATGTTAAAAAATGAATTTTCTGATCTAGATATAATTTATACTACCACAGGTAATAACAATATTGGTAGAAGTAAAAGTGCTAATATAGGTTTGGCACTGGCGACTGGTGAATATATTAATTTTTTAGATGATGATGACTTATTATATCCTGATCATTTGGAGATATTAATGTCAGCTTTGCAGGAAAATATTGAATATAAAGTGGCTTACAGCCTTGCCTATGAGGCAATGATAAAATATAGATCGATAGAACGAAATTACTTTAGAGTACTATATCGTATTTGTACATTCAATAGCAAATTTAGTATTTTAACTCTAATTGCTCAAAATTTTTTACCAATACAATCTGTTATGTTTAAGCGAGAGATAATTCGAGAATTGGGAGGTATAAACGAAGAATTAGATTATTTAGAGGACTGGCATTTTTGGTTGAAAATAGCCTGTAAGTATAGATTTTTATACGTCGAGAAGATTACATCTGAATTTAGAACATCATTGCATTTTTTTGATCGATTTAAACGAAGAAAGAACATGAAAAAGTCTTATGATAATATGATCGTAAACTTATATCATTGTAATGTTTCTCTTAATATTGGTGAGTACCTTGAATATAAAGACAAAAATAAACGACCACATCTTAATTTTTTGATGAAAATGATAAACTTTATAAGAAAGGGTGCTAGAATTGTCAAAAATGGATTTTGA
- a CDS encoding glycosyltransferase family 2 protein yields MRHKVVVQIVTFNSELYIYDCILSVLKQTYPIEEIIIIDNASSDNTLEIVSGFGDKVVVVTNTHNVGFAAGHNQAIRMVMSDYHVVLNPDVIMHPEYISHCIKCMQQSESIGSATGKLLLKNNPSIVDSTGLRITKSRRVFDRGSGESVDRWTTSGQVFGVSGAAAIYSRLMIDDVSINGCFYDEDFFAYKEDVDIAWRSNLFGWKAYYCADATAFHVRGWKTGERKKIPLHIRKFSYINRYKMLLKNEKIKYLLKDFIAILMYECASFLYLLIKEPLVLSAWLDLVKKFSRIWEERSMIQDKLKINPEELYDFIDS; encoded by the coding sequence ATGAGGCATAAGGTAGTTGTACAGATTGTTACTTTCAATAGTGAGCTGTATATTTATGATTGCATCCTTTCTGTGCTGAAACAGACTTACCCTATTGAAGAAATTATAATTATTGACAATGCATCTTCTGATAACACTCTTGAAATTGTAAGTGGTTTTGGTGACAAGGTAGTAGTAGTCACTAATACTCATAATGTTGGTTTCGCTGCCGGACATAACCAAGCTATACGGATGGTTATGTCCGATTATCATGTTGTACTTAACCCAGATGTGATTATGCATCCAGAGTATATATCTCATTGTATAAAATGTATGCAGCAAAGTGAGTCGATTGGAAGTGCTACTGGGAAACTATTACTGAAGAATAATCCTTCCATTGTTGACAGTACTGGTCTTCGGATCACCAAGTCCAGACGCGTATTTGACCGTGGCTCGGGTGAGTCTGTCGATAGATGGACAACTTCCGGGCAAGTGTTCGGCGTATCTGGAGCAGCAGCGATATATTCCAGGCTAATGATTGATGATGTTAGTATCAATGGTTGTTTTTATGATGAGGATTTCTTCGCATACAAAGAAGATGTGGATATAGCGTGGAGAAGTAATCTATTTGGCTGGAAGGCGTATTACTGCGCTGATGCTACTGCTTTTCATGTGCGAGGGTGGAAGACTGGTGAAAGAAAAAAGATTCCGCTTCATATCCGCAAGTTTTCATATATCAATCGTTACAAAATGTTACTAAAAAACGAAAAAATAAAATATCTTTTGAAGGATTTTATAGCTATTCTCATGTATGAGTGTGCGAGCTTCTTATATTTGTTGATTAAAGAACCTCTTGTTCTGAGCGCTTGGCTTGATTTAGTCAAAAAATTTAGCCGTATCTGGGAAGAAAGAAGCATGATTCAAGACAAGCTAAAAATCAATCCTGAAGAATTATATGACTTCATAGATTCATAA
- a CDS encoding sugar phosphate nucleotidyltransferase, with protein MAVKGVILAGGTGSRLFPLTKVTNKHLLPVGKYPMIFHAVAKLKEANINDILIVTGKDHMGDVVNLLGSGKEMGVSFTYKVQDEAGGIAQALGLAEYFVGNDQMVVVLGDNVFSDQIGKYVVNFKSQGIGAKILIQEVHDPKRYGVPELQGDRILSIEEKPQSPKSNYAVTGIYMFDSSVFSIIKTLQPSSRGELEITDVNNCYIARGQLTYDILEGWWTDAGTHESLAKANELAKDLVFAEEFGKLKL; from the coding sequence ATGGCAGTAAAAGGAGTAATTCTAGCCGGAGGTACGGGGTCGCGCCTGTTTCCACTGACGAAGGTCACCAACAAGCATTTGCTTCCTGTTGGCAAGTATCCGATGATATTTCATGCAGTAGCAAAATTAAAAGAAGCGAATATTAATGACATCTTAATTGTAACTGGTAAAGACCATATGGGGGATGTTGTGAATCTTCTTGGTAGTGGAAAAGAGATGGGTGTTTCTTTCACTTACAAGGTTCAAGATGAGGCTGGGGGTATCGCACAAGCACTAGGGCTAGCTGAATACTTTGTTGGCAACGACCAGATGGTTGTGGTGTTGGGGGATAATGTTTTCTCGGATCAAATTGGAAAATATGTTGTTAATTTCAAAAGCCAAGGTATTGGAGCTAAAATATTAATACAAGAAGTGCACGACCCTAAACGATACGGAGTTCCTGAACTTCAAGGAGATCGAATTTTGTCAATAGAGGAAAAACCTCAGTCTCCCAAAAGCAATTATGCGGTAACGGGTATTTATATGTTTGATAGCTCTGTGTTCAGCATCATAAAAACGTTGCAACCCTCCTCACGCGGCGAATTAGAAATTACGGATGTTAATAATTGCTATATTGCACGTGGGCAATTGACTTATGATATTTTAGAGGGCTGGTGGACAGATGCTGGAACCCATGAATCTTTAGCAAAGGCTAATGAATTAGCTAAAGATTTAGTTTTTGCTGAGGAATTTGGTAAACTTAAATTATAA
- the rfbC gene encoding dTDP-4-dehydrorhamnose 3,5-epimerase — MNIIATKLEGVVIVEPPVFGDHRGFFMETYNASKYHKHGLSYEFLQDNHSLSVEAGVLRGLHYQLAPKAQTKLVRVAVGAIYDVAVDIRKSSSTYGQWVGVILSASNKRQLLVPKGFAHGFCTLVPNTEVMYKVDELYSPEHDRGIAWNDPFLSIDWPTIKPILSDKDAKLPQLQFADNNFE; from the coding sequence ATGAATATTATTGCGACTAAACTCGAGGGCGTAGTGATTGTAGAGCCACCTGTATTCGGTGATCATCGAGGTTTTTTTATGGAGACTTACAACGCAAGTAAATACCACAAGCATGGCTTAAGCTATGAGTTTTTGCAGGATAATCACTCACTCTCAGTTGAGGCAGGCGTACTCAGGGGATTGCACTATCAGTTAGCACCCAAAGCTCAAACGAAGTTAGTTCGGGTGGCTGTAGGAGCTATATACGATGTTGCGGTTGATATTCGTAAATCCTCATCTACTTATGGTCAGTGGGTTGGTGTGATACTAAGCGCGTCAAACAAAAGACAGTTACTAGTTCCAAAGGGATTCGCTCATGGTTTTTGTACATTGGTTCCTAATACTGAAGTGATGTATAAAGTTGACGAACTTTACTCCCCTGAGCATGATCGAGGCATTGCGTGGAATGACCCGTTTTTATCTATTGATTGGCCTACTATTAAGCCAATATTGTCTGATAAGGATGCGAAGCTTCCGCAGCTTCAGTTTGCAGATAATAATTTTGAATAA
- a CDS encoding glycosyltransferase family 2 protein, whose translation MTTLSIIIVNYNTCDLTIACLQSVLRSRTWSEYELIVVDNNSVDSSVEQIRMKCPQLTLIANDQNLGFAKANNQAMRIAKGRYILLLNSDTVVQPDTLQTMLDFMEANPTVGAAGCKVVLPDGSLDKACRRGFPTPSASFYYAFGISKLFPNSARFNQYQLTHLDPDKDYPVDCLVGAFMMVRREVIDQVGMLDEDFFMYGEDIDWCYRIKEAGWGIHYYPYTQITHYKGASSRRKPFKIIYEFHRAMYLFHRKHFSKKYSPFVNFFVYTGITVKLAISLLLNKFGSVR comes from the coding sequence ATGACTACTTTAAGCATAATCATAGTCAACTACAATACGTGTGATCTAACGATTGCTTGCTTGCAGTCTGTACTTCGTTCTAGGACGTGGTCCGAGTATGAGTTAATTGTTGTAGATAATAATTCTGTGGACTCTTCAGTCGAACAGATACGTATGAAGTGCCCACAACTTACACTAATCGCAAATGACCAAAACCTGGGCTTCGCCAAAGCCAACAACCAAGCCATGCGCATCGCCAAGGGCCGTTACATCCTGCTGCTCAACTCCGACACAGTCGTGCAGCCGGATACGCTGCAGACGATGCTTGACTTCATGGAGGCCAATCCAACAGTCGGCGCGGCGGGCTGTAAGGTCGTGCTGCCGGATGGGTCGCTCGACAAGGCTTGCCGCCGCGGCTTCCCGACGCCATCGGCTTCATTCTATTACGCCTTCGGCATATCGAAGCTGTTCCCGAATAGTGCGCGGTTCAATCAGTACCAGCTCACTCACCTAGATCCTGACAAGGATTATCCGGTGGACTGCTTGGTCGGTGCCTTCATGATGGTGCGGCGTGAGGTCATTGATCAGGTGGGGATGCTGGATGAGGATTTCTTCATGTATGGGGAAGACATTGACTGGTGCTACCGTATTAAGGAAGCGGGCTGGGGCATTCACTATTATCCGTATACACAGATCACTCATTATAAGGGAGCCAGTAGCCGACGCAAGCCCTTTAAGATCATTTATGAGTTCCACCGAGCGATGTATTTGTTCCATAGGAAGCATTTTTCCAAAAAATACTCCCCATTCGTCAATTTTTTCGTTTATACTGGTATTACAGTGAAGCTAGCTATTTCACTCTTACTGAACAAATTTGGATCCGTGAGGTGA
- the rfbD gene encoding dTDP-4-dehydrorhamnose reductase: MKILVTGAQGQLGRDVVRVLGKNHNVLGLGRLELDITDLEQCQYRIEEFRPDAVIHCAAYTAVDKAETDEDQAYLINANGTRNIAVASERIGSKFCYISTDYVFDGNAASPYREYDNTNPMSIYGKSKRAGEILTQSLSSKYYIVRTSWVYGLYGNNFVKTMLELSKTRDQLHVVNDQVGSPTFTQDLAIFLGELVATDKYGIYHATNSGNCSWYDFAKAIFEEHGLTTVISPCTTEEFRRPAPRPQYSVLEQMSLRTNGFNELRHWREALIDFLQQQECLYEA; the protein is encoded by the coding sequence ATGAAGATACTTGTTACTGGAGCCCAAGGGCAATTGGGACGGGATGTTGTAAGAGTACTTGGCAAAAATCATAATGTATTAGGCTTAGGCAGATTGGAACTCGATATTACAGATTTAGAGCAATGTCAGTATCGAATAGAGGAGTTTCGTCCTGATGCAGTAATACATTGTGCCGCATATACAGCAGTAGATAAGGCAGAGACGGATGAAGACCAGGCGTATCTAATAAATGCAAATGGAACACGAAATATCGCGGTTGCCTCTGAGCGAATCGGCAGTAAATTTTGTTACATAAGCACGGACTATGTTTTTGATGGGAATGCCGCTTCGCCTTACAGGGAGTATGATAATACGAATCCTATGAGTATCTACGGTAAGTCAAAGAGGGCGGGCGAAATACTGACGCAGTCCTTATCCAGCAAATATTATATTGTGAGAACCTCATGGGTATACGGATTATATGGTAATAACTTTGTTAAAACAATGCTTGAGCTATCGAAAACACGTGATCAACTTCATGTGGTAAATGATCAAGTGGGATCTCCGACGTTCACACAGGACTTGGCTATTTTTTTAGGTGAATTGGTCGCAACGGATAAGTATGGTATATATCATGCTACAAATTCGGGCAATTGTTCGTGGTATGATTTTGCAAAAGCGATCTTCGAAGAACATGGATTAACCACTGTTATCAGCCCATGCACAACCGAGGAGTTTAGACGCCCAGCCCCTCGACCTCAATATTCAGTTTTGGAGCAAATGTCATTGCGTACTAATGGGTTTAACGAGCTCAGGCATTGGCGAGAAGCACTGATTGATTTTCTACAGCAACAGGAGTGCCTCTATGAGGCATAA